The following are encoded in a window of Rosa chinensis cultivar Old Blush chromosome 4, RchiOBHm-V2, whole genome shotgun sequence genomic DNA:
- the LOC112196787 gene encoding plant UBX domain-containing protein 2, with the protein MDDMKDKVKGFIKNPFSSSSSGKFKGQGRVLGSSSAGPANSPILGRASQPPQSKPNPISTSKSSSSTSKPSPQRTQSLDQKRPELPTEPKPNRKPQEGFDPFDALITPGKRSQNGFTLNVFDCPICGKAFRSEDEVSIHVDSCVNNSADNESAEGVSGSVESVETSRSGLDACIGTFASGNPGSGSVEVVLRLLRNIVREPENVKFRKVRMSNPKIREAIGEVVGGIELLEFVGFELKEEEGEMWAVMEVPSAEQIGVMKKGVELLEPPKVQEPQKKEKLTSAGLGDLDEQIEPKKVDRQTRVFFSVSESVAAKIELPESFYSLSAMELKREAEARKKKIDDSQMLIPKSYREKQAKAAKKRYTKTVIRVQFPDGVVLQGVFSPAEPTSALYEYVSLALKEPSLEFELLNPAAIKRRVIPHSPAAGERPATLADEDLVPSALVKFKPIETDSIVFTGLCNELLQISEPLGSGSAVGHA; encoded by the exons ATGGACGACATGAAAGACAAGGTCAAGGGCTTCATCAAGAACCCATTCTCGTCTTCTTCCTCCGGCAAATTCAAGGGCCAAGGCCGAGTCTTGGGCTCCTCCTCCGCCGGTCCCGCCAATTCTCCGATCCTCGGCCGCGCCTCGCAGCCTCCCCAATCCAAGCCCAACCCCATTTCCACCTCAAAGTCTTCTTCGTCAACTTCCAAGCCTTCGCCTCAGAGAACCCAGAGCCTCGATCAGAAGAGACCCGAATTGCCGACGGAACCAAAGCCCAACCGCAAACCGCAAGAGGGGTTTGATCCGTTCGACGCCTTAATCACTCCGGGGAAGAGATCTCAGAATGGGTTTACCTTGAACGTGTTTGATTGCCCAATTTGCGGCAAAGCTTTCAGGTCAGAAGACGAGGTGTCCATACATGTTGATAGCTGTGTGAATAATTCAGCTGACAATGAAAGTGCGGAGGGTGTTTCGGGGTCGGTGGAGAGTGTGGAGACGTCTCGGAGTGGATTGGACGCTTGCATTGGTACTTTTGCTTCAGGCAATCCCGGTTCGGGGTCTGTTGAGGTTGTGCTGAGGCTGTTGAGGAATATAGTTAGGGAGCCGGAGAATGTGAAGTTCAGGAAGGTTCGGATGAGTAATCCAAAGATTAGGGAGGCCATTGGTGAGGTTGTGGGAGGCATTGAGTTGCTGGAGTTTGTGGGGTTTGAATTGAAAGAAGAGGAGGGAGAGATGTGGGCAGTGATGGAGGTTCCTTCCGCAGAGCAGATTGGCGTAATGAAGAAGGGGGTAGAATTGCTGGAACCGCCCAAGGTGCAAGAACCGCAGAAGAAAGAGAAGTTGACATCTGCTGGTTTGGGTGACTTGGATGAACAGATTGAACCAAAGAAGGTTGACAGACAG ACCAGGGTCTTCTTTTCTGTCTCTGAAAGTGTAGCAGCAAAAATTGAGCTACCAGAAAGTTTCTATAGCCTCTCAGCTATGGAGCTGAAAAGAGAAGCTGAAGcgagaaagaagaagattgaCGATTCGCAGATGCTGATACCGAAGTCATATAGGGAAAAGCAGGCGAAAGCTGCTAAAAAGAGGTACACAAAAACTGTTATCCGGGTCCAGTTTCCTGACGGAGTGGTGCTTCAAGGTGTTTTTTCTCCTGCAGAGCCAACTAGTGCTCTCTATGAG TACGTCAGCTTAGCATTGAAAGAGCCTAGTTTGGAATTTGAGCTGCTGAATCCTGCAGCTATCAAGCGGCGGGTGATCCCCCACTCTCCTGCAGCAGGGGAGAGACCAGCAACACTAGCTGATGAGGACTTGGTCCCCTCGGCTCTTGTCAAGTTTAAACCTATTGAAACGGATTCCATTGTTTTCACGGGGCTATGCAATGAACTCCTTCAAATTAGTGAACCACTTGGAAGTGGTTCAGCTGTTGGTCATGCATAA